A section of the Paenibacillus aurantius genome encodes:
- a CDS encoding spore gernimation protein GerQ → MVPLAPHEALEIHESINFKALCLAKSKLMQGLVFDQELKDLMQKDVEQTQQALADLQALYIRAPFSAPVPDRPTPILNGGD, encoded by the coding sequence GTGGTACCCTTGGCACCGCACGAAGCTCTGGAAATCCACGAATCGATTAATTTCAAGGCGTTGTGCCTGGCCAAATCCAAGCTGATGCAGGGCCTTGTCTTCGATCAGGAACTCAAGGATCTTATGCAGAAGGATGTCGAGCAAACCCAACAAGCGTTGGCTGATTTGCAGGCCCTCTATATCCGGGCGCCGTTCAGCGCCCCTGTACCGGACCGACCCACTCCTATTCTCAATGGAGGTGACTGA